The genome window AATGAATTTCCCATTACTAGCTTTATAATCTCTATATAAATCTATAGGAAAAAGAATTGTATCATACAGAAATGACGATGTTCTATCTACCATATATACAGGAATTGCTAAAGGCTCTAAAGTCATTCCAAGCACAATATATAAAGTTCCCTCTGTGCTATTACTACTCATCTTAAAATTAAGAGAGGGATATACTCCTCTATATCCCTCTCTTCTTTTAATTTTAGATGTGAAAGATGTCAAAAATATAAAAATGGCTATACCAATTCCTACTATTAATTTCTTATTTGAACTTTTCACATTACTCTCCCAATAAAAGCATTAAAATAATTCCAGCTACTCCTGCTATAGCCATTGGCATTAAAACACCTAAAATAAATCCATATAAAATTCCTATTTTTGAAACTCCTTTTTTTTCATCACCTTTAGTTATTCTTCTTTTTAAAGATAAAAAATAGATATAGTTACCAAAAAATCCCATCAGTCCCATTAAAGCATAATTCAAACCTCTAATAGTAGAATTAGAGATTACTTTGAAAGAGAAAAACTCATACATCATTGCTATAAAACCTAATAAAGCAACACAACAACCAACAATAAAAGTTTCAAAATACATTCGTCTATATCCCATCCATAATGGACCTAAAAATAAGGCACAGAAATTAGTTTTATTTTTTGGTCCTTTAAAAATATTTAGATAGTACTCTCCTTTTTTATCAATATACTTTAATAATTTCTCCTCATTACTTTCTAAGAACTCTTTATTTTTTTGATTTGATTTTATATAATTACTCATCTTCTCTCTCCTTCTTTTGAAATTGTCCATATTTATTATAGTATTTTATTTCTACAGAATTATATTTTTTTATAATTTCATCTGAGTTAAGCATTAAATCTTTGTACTCAATATTATATACCTTAACAATAAAAGAACCATCCTCTAAATAGGTAAATAACTCTCTTACATAAAGTTCCTCGTCATAATCATTAATCTCTTGATACACCAAGTCTCCTATATCGTTAT of Cetobacterium sp. ZOR0034 contains these proteins:
- a CDS encoding DUF2628 domain-containing protein; protein product: MSNYIKSNQKNKEFLESNEEKLLKYIDKKGEYYLNIFKGPKNKTNFCALFLGPLWMGYRRMYFETFIVGCCVALLGFIAMMYEFFSFKVISNSTIRGLNYALMGLMGFFGNYIYFLSLKRRITKGDEKKGVSKIGILYGFILGVLMPMAIAGVAGIILMLLLGE